Genomic DNA from Neosynechococcus sphagnicola sy1:
CTGTTGGGCGGGAGCGCGGCAGAACTAGCGCTGAGAATCCAGCAACTTCAGGCCTGGGCTAAACTGCCCCTCTTGGTGGCGGCGGATGTGGAGGAAGGGGTGGGACAACGGTTTTCCGGAGCCACTTGGTTTCCACCACCCCTGGCGTTGCAGGCGATCGCCCTGGAAGATCTGAAAAAMGGCGCAATCCTACGCTTACCAGATGGGAGCGATCATCGCAGCCGAATCCCAGGCTGTGGGGTTGAATTGGGTTCTGGCTCCCGTGGTCGATGTCAATAATAACCCGGACAATCCGGTGATTAATGTCCGGGCATTTGCCGAGACTCCGGAGTTGGTGAGTCAACTGACCACCGCCTTTATTCAGGGAGCGCAATCCTATCCGGTTTTGACCACGGCCAAACATTTTCCCGGTCATGGGGATACGGCCGTTGACTCCCATCTTGATCTGCCCGTCCTGTCCCACTCCCCGGAGCGGCTGCGGCAGGTAGAGTTGCCGCCCTTTGCCCAGGCGATCGCGGCGGGAGTGGACACGGTAATGAGTGCTCACCTGCTGATTCCCGCCTTAGACCCCACCTATCCCGCCACCCTTTCCCCCCCCATTCTCACCGGATGTTTGCGGCAACAACTGGGTTTTACCGGGCTGATTGTCACCGATGCCCTGGTGATGGGGGCGATCTCCCATCGTTATGGAGCGGATGAAGCGGCGGTGCTGGCCCTGGAAGCAGGGGCGGATATTTTACTGATGCCCCCCGATCCAGCGGGGGTGATTGAGGCGGTGTGTGCCGCCGTCAAACAGGGACGCCTTACCCCGGAGCGGATTCTGGCTTCCGTGGAACGGGTGTGGCGTGCCAAAACCAAAGTATTCACTCCCCCGACCTCCGATTTTGATCAAGCCCATGACTGGGAACAGATCCCACCCCTACCGCTGCAACTTACCCACCTCGCTCGACCCGAATCCTGGGCGATCGCCGCCGAAATTCTCCAGGATTCCCGCCAAGTGCAACCCGCCCCCCAGCCTTTACAGCGATCACCGGAGATCCCCTTACGCAACCTGGTAATCGTCGATAGCCTGCTGGCGTGTGAGTATCTGGGTAACCATGCCCCAGCGATTTCCCTGCCACACCAACGAGGTTATCAACTCCAAGTAGTCGATAACCACACCCCTGAGGTTCCACTGACCCTAGAGTGGCAGCCACGAGTACTGACCCTGCTACAGTTGTTTATTCGCGGTAATCCTTTCCGAGGCAGTGCTGGGCTGACAGAGCGAGCCTCCGCCTGGTTCGAGTTTTTAGTGCAGACGCAGCAACTGCAAGCCCTGGTGATCTACGGTAGCCCCTACACCCTCCAGCAATTTCTCCCCACCTTACCCGTCGGCATTCCCTACGTCTTTACCTATGGGCAAATGCCCTTGGCGCAAGCCGATGCCCTCCAGGCAATTTTGCCCCGGTAGCTTGGAAGGCTAGTTGTTCATCCACAATAAGCAGCCGCAGTCCTGAGCCTGGGAGTGCTGCAGCTGCTATTGCAAAATGGTCTTAGAAACAATCCGAGTTTTCTTGCGATCGGATTCCGAGAGTTCCTCCCCAGACTGAAGACGGGTAAGGTTCTCCTGCAAGACCGTCGCTGCATTTTTATCTCCCATTTGTAAGGCAGTTTTGGCGGCCATCTGTAACATCGTCACAGCACCCGAGCGATCGCCCTGCTGGAGCTTGCTCTCGGCAATTTGGGTCTGACGATATTTCGCCAAGGCCAGAATGTACTGCTGCACCTGAGGATCCAGGGCAGGTTGATAGGCTGAGAGTACCTGGGTGGTGACGGTGAGCATCTCCGAGCGCAGACTTGTCCCGGACACCGGGTCACTGTAGCGTACCCGAAGTTTCGCGATCGCCTGCTGTCCCTCCGGCAGTTTACTAATGTAAAGATTTGCCAGGATCACTCGGGGCGCATCCGTCATCAAATCTCCCAAGCGCACACTCAGCCATTCGGCCTCGGGTTGAACGGTTAATTCGATCGCATCGGGGGCAACCTGGGCAATGGGCTTGAGTTCAGCTAACCGTACCTGGGGTGCCAAGGCCAGAATCAAGTGAGCATTGGTGAGCCCAACCGCCTGTGCTCGTTGGAACAACCGTCCGAAGGCATCCACCGCCGCCCCTGGGTGTTGAATATAGGTGAGACTGCCATTGCCAGCATCGGCAATCTGCTCCAGCAAATCTTGATTCCAACTATCGCCAAACCCCAGCATATTCAGGGTCAAGTTATAGCCCGATGCCAGTTGCGCCAACTTCAGACAGCGGTTGTTATCCCCATGTTCATTCTCACCATCGGTGAGCAGGAAAAGTTGGGAAACGGCTTCCTTTTTCCCCTTGGAAAGTTCCTCAATACCCAGCCGCAGTCCCTCATCGATCGCGGTGCCACCATTGGCCTGGAGCTGATTGATCTGTGCCTTCACACTGACGGGATTGTCAATCAGCTGGTTAGAAACCAACACCTTGGCCTTGTGATCGAAGCCCACAATTGAGATGCGATCGCCCGGTGAGAGGCGTTCCACGAGGCGCTGGGCCGCCTGTTTGACCGTCTCTAGGGGTTGTCCTTTCATCGAACCACTGTGATCGAGCACTAGACAGAGGTTCAAGGGTACGGAGGGATCGGAGATATCTGGAACGGCCGAAATGGAAATTGCCAGTTGCCGTTGACTACTCCCTTGATTAGCATCCAGGTTGGTATCACTCAGGGCAGACTGTAAACCAACTTTCATCTTCGTGAACTCCTAGCAGGCAAAGAACAGGGCACAGGGGATGCAATTGAAAGACAGCGGTTCCAGGATCAGCCCAAAACTGGACAAGCCTAATGGCTAGTTTATCTACAAACATCGAGCAACTGACAAGGGAATCGGGGGAACTGACGGTCAGGAAGGGGGCGATGGCCCTTGGTGTTGCCGTTCCTCTGGTGCTAGAGGACTCTCCCAGCATTGCCAGAGTCAGTCATCTAACCTAGGGTCACGCTACCATGTTCAAAAGAGTGCCATCCTGATCCGGCTATTCGTCAAGTCACCCCACAATATGGATTCACCCGTTCAAGCTGTTCAATCTCCCTACTCCTATGGGGATAGCTATTACCGAACTCCACCCCCAGACTTGCCCTCTTTGCTCTTGAAGGAGCGCATCATCTACTTGGGGTTACCTCTGTTTTCCTCCGATGAAATTAAGCAGCAATTGGGGGTTGATGTCACTGAGTTAATCATTGCCCAGCTGTTGTACTTGCAATACGACGATCCCGAAAAGCCGATCTCGATCTATATCAACTCCACCGGCACCTCCTGGTATACCGGAGATTCTGTGGGCTTTGAAACGGAAGCCTTTGCCATCTGCGACACCATCAATTACATCAAGCCGCCGGTTCATACCATCTGTTTGGGGCAGGCGATGGGTACCGCAGCCATGATCCTGTCATCCGGTACCAAGGGCTGCCGAGCCAGCCTTCCCCACGCCACGATTGTCTTACACCAAGCTCGCACGGGGTTTCGAGGGCAGGCTACCGATATTCAAATTCAGGCCAAGGAAGTCCTAGCCAACAAGGCTGCCATCTCCACCATTTTTGCCAAAAATACCGGACAAACTCCGGAGAAAGTTGCCAAGGATATGGAGCGGATGCTCTACATGACTCCCCTACAAGCGCAGGAATACGGCTTAATTGACCGGGTTTTGGAGAATGCCAAAGACCTACCGAAAGCCGTCGCCGCCCTGAGTAGTTAAGTCAGCATCATTCACACCTCGCAAGGAAAAACGTCATGCCCATTGGTATTCCCAGAGTCCCCCACCGCTTTCCAGGGGAGCCCTACACACAGTGGATTAACATCTACGAGCGTCTTGCCCTAGAGCGCATTATTTTCCTCAGTGGAGAAGTCACCGATGGCATGGCCAATGCGATCATCGCCCGCCTCCTCTACATGGACTCCGACGATCAAACCAAGGACATTTTCATCTATATCAACTCCCCCGGTGGGTCTGTGACAGCTGGGATGGCAATCTATGACACGATGCAACACATCAAATCGGAGGTGGTCACCATCTGTGTTGGCTTAGCAGCTTCCATGGGTTCGTTTTTGCTCATGGCAGGCAGCAAAGGCAAGCGACTAGCCCTCCCCCACTCCCGGATTATGATCCACCAACCCTCCGGAGGGACTCGGTGTCAGGCCAGTGACATTGAAATCGAAGCCCGCGAAATTCTGCGGATTCGTAAAGAACTCAATGGTATCTACGCCGAACGCACGGGGCAGCCAATCGAGCGGATTCAAAAAGATATGGATCGGGACTATTTCCTCTCACCCTACGAAGCCAAAGAGTATGGTCTGATTGACCGGGTGATTGAAGATCGCACCTCATAAGACGGTGAATTTTAGGTGTATCTTGGGAACACTGCCATCACAGTCTTATTAACTAGTGGCAGAATTGTTAGGTAATTCTGCCATTTTCGATTGCAATGAATCTTGCAGACTGTTATCAACTGCTAGAGCTAAAGGTCGGAGCATCGTTTGCGGACATCAAAGCATCCTATCGACGGCTGGCCCGTCAATATCATCCAGATGTCAATCAAAACGACCACCAAGCCAAAGAAAAATTCATTGCGCTTGCAGAGGCGTATCAATATCTCCTGCGGTTTGCCCAGCCATCAGAGACACCAATGCCTGGGTCCTCCAAGCAGCCTGCGGTGTCAACACCCCACCGTCCCCCCACGAAGGTGCGCGTCACCACCCAGGCCAAACCTACAACTGCTGAGCAGGCCAATCTGTCAGCTTTAGAGAATCAACTGAAGCAGAGTTCCTATCAACAACTGCAATACCTCTTGAAAAGTCAACGCTTCCCCCGGGCGATCGCCCTGATTGAAGGCTTAGCCCAACGACTGCCGCAAGACCCAGAGGTTCGCCAGTGGCAGGCGATTACCTATCAACGATTAGGGCGCTACCTTGTCAGTCAGCGGCAACTGGATAAGGCCAGAATTTATTTAAAAAAGGCCCTACGCACCGATCCCCATAACCGATCTCTCTGGGCAGAAGTGGAGCAGGACTTTCGGCGTATTGAACAGGTGTACTAGGACGCTACTGGAACCCGGCTTTAACGGTTGTCGATTCTCCTGGGCGTTGTTGCCGAGATTAGCGACGCAAAATATCTGGTAACAGCCCTTTGGCTGCCATCCAGTCTTGGTTATAGAGTCGCGACTGGTAGCGAGATCCCCCATCACAGAGCACCGTCACAATCCTATGTCCCGGCCCCATTTCCTTGGCTAAGGTGAGTGCTGCTGCCACATTGATGCCAACCGATCCCCCCATAAATAACCCCTCGTCATAGAGCAATTGGTAGAGGACGTGCACACAGGTTGGGTCATCAACCTGGATTGCATCATCGGTGGGCACCCCGACCATATTGGCGGTGATCCGACTATTGCCTATACCCTCGGTGATCGAACTACCCTCCAATTTAATCTCACCCGTCTTCACATAACTGTAGAGGGCACTGCCCATGGGATCGGCAACCACACATTGGATGGTAGGATTTCGCTCCTTCAAAAATAGGGCGACACCGGCATAGGTACCGCCGGTCCCCGTGGCAGCTACCCAGGCATCCACCTTGCCATCAGTCTGCTGCCAAATTTCCGGCCCCGTGGTTTCGTAATGGGCACGACGGTTGGCGAGATTATCAAACTGATTGGCCCACACCGCATTTGGCAATTCCGCCGCAATTCGACCCGATAGCTTTACATAGTTATTAGGGTCTTTGTAGGGTACAGCAGGAACGGTGCGAACTTCTGCGCCGAGGGTTCTCAGGAGATCAATTTTTTCTTGCGACTGGGTATCCGGAATAATGATCAGGCACTTGTAGCCCTTGGCGTTGCAAATGTGAGCTAAACCAATGCCCGTATTACCGGCAGTTCCTTCGACAACAGTGCCTCCCGGTTGTAGTAAGTCGCGTTCTTCAGCATCTTGAATCATATAGAGGGCAGCGCGGTCTTTTACCGAACCACCAGGATTCATGAACTCTGCTTTGCCGAGGATTTCACACCCAGTTGCCTCACTCAACCGATTCAGTCGAATCAGCGGGGTGTTACCCACAGTAGCCACAAATCCACGTTTAATATCCATGCGCTGAAAACTACTAGAGTAGGTCTCTATTATGATACCGACTTGCTGGACTTCAATATTCACAAGGACTTGGGATTGTGACCAGGCAGATAAAACCAGATGACTTTGTCAATGTCCTGACAATTAGACTGTAATTGAGAAGCATCTGAAGTTGAAGGAGGCTCATTGAGTCTAAATATCCTCAAGGATAATTCTCAGTCTTGGTTTAGTCGTCTGTTTAGCCATTGGCGCGGCGATTTGTCGGGAGGGCTAACCGCAGCGGTGGTAGCGCTGCCGTTGGCACTGGCATTTGCGGTGGCGAGTGGCGTGGAACCAAAAGCTGGACTGTATACGGCAATTGTGGCGGGGATTGTAGCAGCTGTGTTTGGCGGGTCTCCGGTGCAAATTACAGGACCAACGGGGGCAATGGCTGTTATTTTGGTGGGCATTGTTGCGAAGTACGGCATTGAGAAGGTTTGGATTGCTGGGGTGATGGCGGGCATTATCCAGGTGGCGTTGGGTGCTGCTAGGTTGGGCAGGCTGGTCAAATTTATTCCCTATCCAGTGACGGCAGGCTTTACCAATGGCATTGCCATCATTATTTTTTTCGGTCAGCTGAATAATTTTTTTGGGCTACAGCTGCCACGTAGTGATCATTTCCTGCCGGGATTATGGACAACGGCCATCCATTGGGAAAATATCAATGGGGCTGCGATGGGGCTGGCTGGATTCGTCATTCTCACTCAGCTATTTTGGTCTCGCGTGACGACGATTGTTCCTGGCTCTCTGGTGGGGTTGATTCTGGCTACCGCGATCGCCACTTTCTGGCATCTGGATGTGCCAACCATTGGCGTCATTCCCCAGTCTTTGCCAACACTCCAGGCCATTCCCCACTGGAACGACTTTGGCGTAATTCAAGAGCTAATAAATCCGGCTCTGGCGTTGGCTGCGTTGGGCAGTATTGAGTCTTTGCTGTCGGCGGTGGTGGCGGATGGGATGACGGTCAGCGAAAAACATAACAGCGATCGCGAACTAATCGGCCAGGGATTGGCCAATATCGTGGTGCCGTTTTTTTGGTGGGATTCCGGCCACTGGAGCGATCGCCCGGACGGCGGTGAATGTCCGTGCTGGTGGCAAAACTCGGCTCTCGGGCATGATTCATGGCATTGCTTTGGCGGCGATTATCCTAACCCTGGCTCCTCTCGCAGCGCAGGTTCCGCTGGCGGCGCTGGCTGGGATTTTGATGGTGACAAGTGTGCGGATGATTGAGTGGGAAGCAATCGGGTTACTGCTACGGGCAACCTATGCGGACTTTGGTGTCATGATTCTCACCTGGATGGTCACCATTTGCTTTGACTTGGTACTGGCAGTAGAAGTGGGTTTGATTGCCGCAGGTGCTTTATTCATTAAGCGGATGAGTGAACTGAGTTTGGGTAAGATGCCTGAAACAGAAGTCTTTCCTCCTGGTGTTCCCCTGGAGTTGACGAAGCAAATCGCGGTCTATCGAGTGGATGGGCCTGTTTTCTTCGGAGCCGCTGAACGATTTGCCACATTTCTGCGAGATGAACCGGAAGTGAAGAATCTGGTGCTGCGACTACGGTATGTACCCAATATGGACACCACTGGACTAGTCGCCCTTGAAGATATCTATCGGGATCTTAAGCGCCACGACTGTCGATTGATCTTGAGTGGTTTACAGCCTCAAGTACAGCAACTACTGGAGCGCAGCGGCTTGCTCGAAAAAATTGGTAGAGACAATTGTTTTGATACCACTGATGCCGCTATCCATTCTCTCAGTCCGGAGATCAATAAAATTTCTCCAGTTTCTGTCAATGCTCAAGTTGAGGAGGTGGCTGCCACCCATGATTAAATATTTGCGGTTGCCGATTTCTGGGTTCTTGATCGAGGGCGTATGATCAATGACTCGATAGGCATTGGTTCTAGTCGAAGGCTAGGGGGTGTGGCGTTCATCATCATGGGGCATGAAGAAAAGTTATGACTGGGGATTCTCTGTCATGGCTAGGAACGCTGATTCCAGTTTAAGGCGGCATCGGCGATCGCCTGATCGACGGTCTTTTCCCCCAGCATGGCTGCTTGTAAATTATCGTAGATAGCTTTTTGGAGCTGTTTAATATCCGCCATCGCCGGGATTAACACCCCAGCATCCCTGAGCTGACTGGCACTGACAGCCCTTGCCTTGGCTACCGGAGTGGTCTCACCACTGTTCACAAACTGCACGTAGTCGGTGAGGGCTTTTGTCGTTGAGGGCAGTACATTAGCCGCTTTGGCAAAGGCCAGTTGATTGGCATCATTGGTAATAAACTGGGCAAATGCGATCGCTGCCTCTGGCTGATCCGTGGCTCTGGGAATCACCAGGTTCATCACCGCCACCCCTTTTTTGCCAGTCCTCCCTGTAATTTGGGGTGCGGCAGCAGTGACCTTGGCAATCTGGGGCGCATTGTTGGCAATTTCATTCAGAAATTCTGGCCCTGAAGCCAAAATAGCCGTTTCCCCCGCTTGATAGAGTTCGATCGCCCGTCGATGCCCCTGGGTGAGGGCTTCCTTGGGTAATAGGTCGTTTTGATAGAAATCAACCCAGTACTGAAACACCTGCTTACCTGCTGGGGTATTGAACGCGGCATGTCCCTGGGCATCCACTAAATCAACCCCCATTTGCACAAAGGATTGCAAGACTTCCGTCGAGTCTTCTGGCACAAAAGTGATTAAAAAAGGCATATTTGCCCGTTTTCTGGTGCACCTGCTGGGCAACCTGCGCTAGTTCTCCATAGGTGGCTGGAGGCTTGGACACACCCGCCTGTTTCAGTAACTCCGTGTTATAAAGGGTAACGCGCGTGGTGAGATACCAGGGCAATCCGAAGGTTTTACCATCCAGGGTGCTGGCCTGCCAGATGTTGGGAAAATAGGTTTGACGCACCTCTGGGGGGATTTTGTCATCGAGTTCTAACCAGGCATTTCTCCCGGCCAGCCGTGCCGCAAAGTCAGGATTGAGGTTGACAACATCGGGGGCTGTTTGAGCCGAAACAGCGGTGAGAATCTTACTCTCCATCGCTGTCCAAGGGACATCCACCCAACGAACCCGGATCGGTGGATGCGCCTGTTCAAATTCGGCAATTCGCTGGTTAAAGAAATCGGTAAACTGGGGCTGCAACTGCATCGTCCAAAACTCAACTTCGGGTGCCCCCGCCTGTTGAGAATTTTGAGGAGAGCTACCGGAGCCACAACTGACCATCCAACTCAGCACTAGTCCGAGGAGCGCCAGCACTCCAAATCGCTTCCAGGTTCGCAAGCATCTCATCGTTGGCTTCCAGTTGTACCAAAGGTTCAAGATTTAAGGATAGAGGATTTACGCAAGTCTATGGTGCTACAACCCCAAAGAGAGTTTCCCCGTGTGCGGGTGCGGGAGCATGTGAACCCCCTCAGCGATAAGTATCAAACCCCGATTCAGGCCCCCGATTGGCAGCAGATCTATGCCCAGCCAACCCAACCGTTACATTTGGATATTGGCTGTGGGCGGGGACGATTTCTGCTGCAAATGGCACCCCTCCACCCCGATTGGAATTTCTTGGGTCTGGAAATTCGGGAACCCTTAGTGGCTCAGGCCAACCATTGGTGCCAGGAGTTAGGGCTGAGGAATCTTGCCTACCTGTTCTGCAATGCCAATAACTCCCTGCGTCCACTCCTGGCATCCCTTCCGGTTGCAACGTTGCAGTATGTCACCATTCAGTTCCCCGATCCCTGGTTTAAGCGCCGCCACCAAAAGCGGCGAGTGGTTCAGCCTGAGTTAATTGGCGATTTGGCGGACTACCTGGTGCCAGGGGGATGGTTATTTTTGCAATCGGATGTCATAGATGTGGTAGCCGAAATGCGCGATCGCTGCGTCGAGCATCCTGCTTTTCAGCTCCAGTCCGGTGAGGCTTGGCTGGCAGCAAATCCATTTGCGATCGCCACCGAGCGGGAGACATCAACCTTGTCGCGGGGAGAATCGGTTTACCGGGTGTTACTCCAGCGAATTTGAGTCTGAGCAGTAGAACCGGGGAAAGGGTGCGGTAGGATGAAATCTCTAGCCAATGGCAATGTAAGCAGCAACACATTGATTCATGGAGCTATCATCGCTGCCCACCGAGATAATTCTCACCCACTCTCAGCAAATCCTGGCAAATCTCCAGCTTGACTGGACACCCCAGCCAGGGTCGTATCTGGAACTGGAAGGCAAAACCTATGCCGTTCTGGAACGACATCACCGATACCACCTGAGATCGGGGCGGTATCACCTCCATAAAATTGCCCTCTACGTTCAATCGGCTCCCTGTACCACGGAGAGAAGTCTAGTCGCTGGACGCTGGATAATTGGAGATGCCAGCTGTAAGTTCAGTGCCCATTCCGAGCTATTACGGTGTGCCGTCAATCCAGAAGGGCCCTGTGGGATCAGTGGCCAGGGGTGGCGTTGCCGCTTTTATGAACCCAGGAGTGAAGGACTAGGGAGTACACCAGCGAGCAGTGGCTTGTAGGAGATCGATGACCGAGCAAGTGATGCAGTTGATGATAGAGGCGGGAGGTTCTGATCGGTTCCTGTGCTTGTAGGGTTTAGCCTCCCCCTCTCTCCAGTTTGGTCAGTCAATCAGGGTCGGACTGTACTCAGCAACAACCTTGCGAAAATCATCCCCTTCAATGGTTTCCTGATCCAGCAGCCGATCCACAAGGGCGTCAATCAACGTGCGATGTTCCCGAATTAACTGTCGAGCCCGTTGATGGCAGTAGACGGCAATTCCCCGCACCTGCTGATCAATTTTGGTCGCCATGCCCTCAGAATATTCAGAACGGGGGGTCCAGTCGCGTCCTAAAAAGACTTCGTTGTTGGGGGTTTCTAGAGCCAGAGGGCCAAGGTCAGACATCCCATAACGGGTGACCATTTCACGGGCGAGTTCGGCGACATGCCGGATATCACTGGCTGCCCCAATCGTCACCTCGTCGTAACCAAAAACTTCCTCCTCAGCGGCTCGCCCCCCCAGGGAAATTGTGATCCGATCCAAAATCCAAGCACGGGTATACAGCCCACTATCAATCACTTCCTCATTCGGCAACGGCTGGGCAAACCCACCAATGCCACCCGAACGGGGCAGAATTGTCACTTTATTCAGGGGGTCTGAATTTTTCAGCAAAGTCATCAGCAGCGCGTGACCCACTTCGTGATAGGCAATCAACCGCTTCTTCTTACTATCTAATAGGGGAGTTAATTGCATCCCAATGCTAACGCGGTCAATGGCATCATCAACTTCGGCGGGGGTGATGGCTTCCTTCCGTCTTCGGGCAGTCAAGATCGCCGCTTCGTTAAGTAAATTAGCTAAATCCGCCCCCGAAAATCCCGGTGTTCTCCGGGCAACGGTTTCTAAAGAAACCGTTTCAGAGAGTTTTTTATTCCGAGCATGGACGTCTAAAATCCCCAGCCGCCCCTTATAGCTGGGCAGATCCACCATAATCTGACGGTCAAACCGCCCTGGTCGCAGCAAAGCAGAGTCTAGAACATCAGGGCGGTTGGTTGCAGCAATGACAATAATCCCTGTGTTCCCCTCAAACCCATCCATTTCCGTGAGCAATTGGTTGAGGGTTTGCTCTCGTTCGTCATTGCCCCCCCCAATTCCAGTTCCCCGCTGGCGACCCACGGCATCAATTTCATCAATGAAGATCAGGCACGGCGCATTTTCCTTGGCCTTTTTGAACAAATCCCGCACCCGAGAAGCACCAACCCCTACAAACATTTCCACAAACTCTGAGCCTGAGATGCTGAAAAAAACGGCACCCCCGCTTCTCCAGCGATCGCCTTGGCTAACAGGGTCTTACCTGTACCAGGAGGGCCAATCAACAACACCCCTCTGGGGATGCGGGCACCGACGGAGGTAAAGCGCTCTGGCTTCTTGAGAAAGATGACAACTTCCTGGAGTTCTTCCTTTGCTTCTTCAATTCCGGCCACGTCATCAAACTGAATCCCTGTCTTGGCTTCCATTTGAAACCGGGCTCTTGACTTCCCAAAGTTCATTGCCTGACCTGCCGAACCACTGGAACGTCGCAGAATCAGCATCAACCCCCCAATTAACAAAATCACCAGTAGCAAATTGGCGAGCAGACCCATGAAGGCACCATTATCGGCGGTGGGCTGGACTTCAAAGTCCACCTTACGAGCCGTGAGAACCTGGTAAAGTTCCTGATTTTGGTCAAACAACTCCACTTCTTTAGGGGCAGTATTTTTGGGCTGACCGACTAAGCGAACCCGCGCCACCTGTTGCGCCGGATCGAGTTCCACTCGCTGTACTTCCCCAGCGTCAATCTTTTGCAGCAACTGACTATAGGAGAGACTATTGTCTTGACCGTTGGTAGCGGCAGCAGGGGCTAAAGACATACCGCCTTGCAACAGAACCCAAGCCAACGTCATCATGCCTGCGATCGCCGTTCCTTTAAGAGAAGGGAGGTGTGACTGAGTTCGATTGTGGGAACGTTGCATCATTAAAGACCCTATATCTACGGGGATGAAATCAACAAAGAGTTAGGACGACGTCTGCAATAGCGTTACTTAGAAGCTTGTAGCTCCTCATCCAGTTTAACCTCCCACACCTAATCCACCCATCTCAGCCAAAACTGCCTTTAAAAAAGCGGGTGCATCTGACATCAAAACCAATGTCCTGCGCTGCGTGGGTCGTTTTTACGGATTGGCTGTCTACACTTGCAGCACTGGGTTGAGGATTGCGTCCTGCCTCTACTCTCAGTGCGGTGCATAAAGCGTCATTGATGCACGTCCAGGTACCATCAGCTTCCCAAGCTCGAAAGTAGCTGTAGACACTGTGCCATTTCGGTAAATCGTGGGGCATGGCTCGCCATTTAATCCCATTACTGAGCAAGTAAAAAATCCGATTCAAGACTTCACGCCTATCGAGGCTGCGAGAGCGACCACCCGGTCGAGCCTTGGGAATCAAAGGCTGAAGCAGTTCCCACTGGTCATCCGTCAGGTCAGTATCGTCAGATCCTCATGTCATTTTGGGTCTCACTGAAGACCCTTTTACTATATTTCACCCTTCCCAGCCTGCCCTCATACGCGGCTGCTCAGCTTTTCAAACAGTTTCTTAAAGCAAAGGATAGGTGCAAAACTATTGACCGGCTCTGTAGATCCCAGCAATCATGACATAGCAAGCATGAATTGGTTTCAATTTTGCCCATCCGTAAGGAATTCAATCACATCTAATAGTTTTTGTTTGCCTTTACCAATGATCAGAGGCGGATTTCCATTCCATCTCTCAATGGCTTGTTTTTGTAATATCTCTGGAGTCA
This window encodes:
- a CDS encoding ABC transporter substrate-binding protein; translation: MRCLRTWKRFGVLALLGLVLSWMVSCGSGSSPQNSQQAGAPEVEFWTMQLQPQFTDFFNQRIAEFEQAHPPIRVRWVDVPWTAMESKILTAVSAQTAPDVVNLNPDFAARLAGRNAWLELDDKIPPEVRQTYFPNIWQASTLDGKTFGLPWYLTTRVTLYNTELLKQAGVSKPPATYGELAQVAQQVHQKTGKYAFFNHFCARRLDGSLAILCANGG
- the trmB gene encoding tRNA (guanosine(46)-N7)-methyltransferase TrmB; translation: MVLQPQREFPRVRVREHVNPLSDKYQTPIQAPDWQQIYAQPTQPLHLDIGCGRGRFLLQMAPLHPDWNFLGLEIREPLVAQANHWCQELGLRNLAYLFCNANNSLRPLLASLPVATLQYVTIQFPDPWFKRRHQKRRVVQPELIGDLADYLVPGGWLFLQSDVIDVVAEMRDRCVEHPAFQLQSGEAWLAANPFAIATERETSTLSRGESVYRVLLQRI
- a CDS encoding extracellular solute-binding protein translates to MPEDSTEVLQSFVQMGVDLVDAQGHAAFNTPAGKQVFQYWVDFYQNDLLPKEALTQGHRRAIELYQAGETAILASGPEFLNEIANNAPQIAKVTAAAPQITGRTGKKGVAVMNLVIPRATDQPEAAIAFAQFITNDANQLAFAKAANVLPSTTKALTDYVQFVNSGETTPVAKARAVSASQLRDAGVLIPAMADIKQLQKAIYDNLQAAMLGEKTVDQAIADAALNWNQRS
- a CDS encoding SulP family inorganic anion transporter, whose amino-acid sequence is MNVRAGGKTRLSGMIHGIALAAIILTLAPLAAQVPLAALAGILMVTSVRMIEWEAIGLLLRATYADFGVMILTWMVTICFDLVLAVEVGLIAAGALFIKRMSELSLGKMPETEVFPPGVPLELTKQIAVYRVDGPVFFGAAERFATFLRDEPEVKNLVLRLRYVPNMDTTGLVALEDIYRDLKRHDCRLILSGLQPQVQQLLERSGLLEKIGRDNCFDTTDAAIHSLSPEINKISPVSVNAQVEEVAATHD
- a CDS encoding DUF6464 family protein, whose protein sequence is MELSSLPTEIILTHSQQILANLQLDWTPQPGSYLELEGKTYAVLERHHRYHLRSGRYHLHKIALYVQSAPCTTERSLVAGRWIIGDASCKFSAHSELLRCAVNPEGPCGISGQGWRCRFYEPRSEGLGSTPASSGL